In Sphaerospermopsis torques-reginae ITEP-024, the genomic window CTCGAAATAATTCAGATATACTTACACCTAGAGCGTTGGATATTTTTTCAATATTTATTAAAGTAATATTCTTTTCAGCACGCTCTATCATACTTATATAGGTACGGTGAAGATTAGCTTTTTCAGCTAACTCTTCCTGAGAAAGATTTTGTTTTAATCTCTCTTGTCTTATTTTTTGTCCAAACTTAATTAATATTGCTTCTTTCACGGCTAATTAAGCCTTAATGAAAGTCAAAATAGACAATACAACAAATGCTAACTATAAATCTACATACTATAGTTAGCACTACTATTTCCGTCGTGTATTTAGCATGATATGAGTGTGTTAGCGTTCGCGCAGCGTCTCGAACAGATAGATCACCATAGGTATCGCTTGTTTTGGGTATGATTAATGTGCGTTAGCGGTAGCTGACCGTAGGTATCGCCTATTAAATTAGTATAATTATATTAACCAGCCAAAATAACAACATAACAAACAGGGTAAAAATGCCAGCGAAAGACATCTACCATGATGCGGTAAAAAATGCTTTAATAAAAGATGGTTGGACAATTATTCGTGATCAATATACCATTAAATATGAAAAAGTTCAATTGTTTGCTGACTTACTGGCAGATAAAACTTTAGAGGTAGAGCGTAATGGAGAACAAATAGTT contains:
- a CDS encoding helix-turn-helix domain-containing protein, encoding MKEAILIKFGQKIRQERLKQNLSQEELAEKANLHRTYISMIERAEKNITLINIEKISNALGVSISELFRE